A window of Bradyrhizobium sp. AZCC 1719 genomic DNA:
GCCCCGACCGGCCCAAGCTGATCGCCTGCGAGAGCCTCTATTCGATGGACGGCGATGTCGCGCCGCTTTCCAAAATCTGCGATCTCGCCGAGAAATACGGCGCCATGACCTATGTCGACGAGGTCCATGCGGTCGGCATGTACGGCCCGCGCGGCGGCGGCATCGCCGAGCGCGACGGCGTCATGCACCGCATCGACGTGCTCGAAGGCACGCTCGCCAAGGCGTTCGGCTGCCTCGGCGGCTATATCGCCGGCAAGGCCGAGATCATCGACGCGGTTCGCTCCTACGCGCCGGGCTTCATCTTCACCACCGCGCTGCCGCCGGCGATCTGCTCGGCCGCAACGGCTGCGATCCGGCATTTGAAGACCTCGAACTGGGAACGCGAGCGCCACCAGGACCGCGCCGCCCGGGTCAAGGCGATCCTCAATGCTGCCGGGCTGCCCGTGATGTCGAGCGACACCCACATCGTGCCGCTGTTCGTCGGCGATCCCGAGAAGTGCAAGCAGGCCTCCGACATCCTCCTGGAAGAGCACGGCATCTACATCCAGCCGATCAACTATCCGACGGTCGCCAAGGGCACCGAGCGGCTGCGGATCACGCCCTCGCCCTACCACGATGACGGGCTGATCGATCGGCTCGCCGAAGCGTTGCTGCAGGTCTGGGACCGCCTCGGGCTGCCCGTGAGGCAGAAATCGCTGGCGGCCGAGTAACCCTACCCTCCTGATCCCTTCGAATTGGGCCGGTGGCGTCGTGCGCTGCCGGCCCAAAGCGTCTATATTCACCTCTTCCGGCCATGGCGTTTACGTCCGGCTGGCGTGACGAACACACGTCCGCAATCCAAGCGCCGGGATAGGGAGACCCGAGAGCGATGCTGCACGACTGGGGCGTAATCGCCACCGCGTTCGCCTATATCGGACTGCTGTTCGTCGTCGCCAGCTACGGCGACCGCCTGTCGCCGAGCCAGCGCGGCCGCGCCAGCATGCTGATCTACCCATTGTCGCTGGCGATCTACTGCACCTCCTGGACCTTCTTCGGTTCGGTCGGCTTCGCCACCCGCACCAGCGTCGACTTCCTCGCGATCTATGTCGGGCCGATCCTGATGATCGGGCTTTGCACGCCGCTGCTGCGGCGCGTGATCCAGCTCGCCAAGTCGCAGAACATCACCTCGATCGCCGACTTCATCGCGGCGCGCTACGGCAAGAGCCAGGCGGTCGCCGCCACCGTGGCGGTCATCGCGATCGTGGGCTCGGTGCCCTACATCGCGCTGCAGCTCAAGGCGGTGGCCTCGTCGCTGGAAACGATCCTGACCGAGGACAAGCTGTTCTCGTCGATCCCGCTGATCGGCGACATCGCGCTTGTCGTCACCTTGGCGATGGCGGCATTCGCGGTGCTGTTCGGCACCCGCCAGACCGACGCCACCGAGCATCAGCACGGCCTGATGCTGGCGATCGCCACCGAGTCCATCGTCAAGCTGGTGGCCTTTATCGCCGCCGGCGCGTTCGTCACCTTCTGGATGTTCACGCCCGTCGAACTGATCGAGCGCGCGATGAAGACACCGGAGGCAGTGCGCGCCATCAGCTACGTGCCGTCGATCGGCAATTTCCTGACCATGACGCTGTTGTCGTTTTGCGCGATCATGCTGCTGCCGCGCCAGTTCCACGTCAGCGTGGTCGAGAATTCCAGTCTCGAGGAGGTCAATCGCGCCCGCTGGCTGTTTCCGCTCTATCTGATCGCCATCAACCTGTTCGTGATTCCGATCGCGATCGCCGGTCTCGTCACCTTCCCGTTCGGCGCCGTCGACAGCGACATGTATGTGCTGGCGCTGCCGATCGAGGCCAATTCCGCGCTGCTCAGCATCGCCGTGTTCGTCGGCGGCCTGTCGGCCGCGACCGCGATGGTGATCGTCGAATGCGTCGCGCTCTCCATCATGGTCTCCAACGACATCGTGCTGCCGATGGTGCTGAAGGGAAGTCCCGGGGCGCGCTACGGCAGCAAGGATTTCGGCGACTTCCTGCTCAAGATTAGGCGCTTGGCGATCTTCGCCATCATGGTGATGGCGTATTTCTACTACCGCGCGCTCGGCAACACCCAGTTGGCGGCGATCGGCCTGCTGTCGTTCGCGGCGCTGGCGCAGCTCGCGCCGGCGTTCTTCGGCGGCCTGCTGTGGCGCCAGGGAACCGCACGCGGGGCGATGGGCGGCATGCTGGTCGGCATCGCCGTGTGGCTCTACACGCTGTTCCTGCCGAGTTTCCTGGAGGGCAGTACGGCCGGCCTTCTGCTGCTGCAGCAGGGGCCGTTCGGCATCACAGCACTACGTCCGCAAGCGCTGCTCGGCACCGAGCTGCCGCCGCTGATGCATGGCGTGTTCTGGTCGCTCGCGCTCAACATCCTGACCTATGTCGTGATGTCGCTCGCGCGTCAGCCGTCCTCGATCGAACGGCTGCAGGCGGACCTGTTCGTGCCGAACACGCTGGCGCCGATCGCCCCGACGTTCCGGCGCTGGCGCACGACCGTGACCGTGCAGGACATCCAGAGCACGGTGGCGCAATATCTCGGCCCCGAGCGCGCGGCCCAGGCCTTCGAGACCTTTGCGGCCGGTCATCCCGGCAGCCTCGATCCGGCGGCACCTGCCGATTTCGAGCTGCTGCAATACGCCGAGCGCCTGATCGCCTCCTCGATCGGCGCGGCCTCCTCGCGCCTCGTGATGTCGCTTCTCTTGCGCAAGCGCACCGTCTCCGCCAAGGCCGCGCTGAAGCTGCTCGACGATTCGCACGCCGCGCTGCATTTCAACCGCGAGATCCTGCAGACCGCGCTCAACCATGTGCGCCAGGGCATCGCGGTGTTCGACGCCGATCTGCAACTGATCTGCTCGAACCGCCAGTTTGACGAAATTCTCGCGCTGCCGCCGCACCTCGTGCAGTTCGGCATTCCCTTGCAGGAAATCCTCGAATTCATGGGCGCGGTCAGCGCATCCGGCGCCGGCGATCCCGATACGCTATTGGCGCGGCGGCTGGAGGCCTACACCACCGAGGGCGAGCCCTATCTGGAGCGCCTGGCCGATCGCCATATGGTGATCGAGGTCCGCTCCAACCGGATGCCGGGCGGCGGCCTCGTCATCACCTTCTCCGACGTGACCCCGAGCTTCGAGGCCGCCGAGGCGCTGGAGCGCGCCAATGCGACGCTGGAAAAGCGCGTGCGCGACCGCACCGAGGAACTCACCCGCCTGAACTCCGAACTGGCGCTGGCCAAGAGCACCGCCGAGGACGCCAACATCTCGAAGACCCGGTTCCTCGCCGCAGCCAGCCACGACATCCTGCAGCCGCTCAACGCGGCGCGGCTCTACGTCACGAGCCTCGTCGAGCGGCAGAACGGCGGCGAGGATTCCCGCCTGGTCGAAAACATCGACGACTCGCTGGAGGCGATCGAGGAGATCCTCGGCGCGCTGCTGGACATCTCGCGGCTCGATGCGGGGGCAATGACGACCTCGATCTCGAGCTTCAAGATGGCCGACCTGATGCGCTCGCTGGAGATCGAGTTTGCGCCGATCGCCCGCGCCAAGGGGCTGGAGCTGACCTTCGTCCCCTGCTCGCTGCCGGTGCAATCCGACCGCTCGCTGCTGCGGCGGCTGTTGCAGAATTTCATCTCGAACGCCATCAAATACACCCCGCGCGGGCGCGTGCTGGTCGGCTGCCGCCGCCACGGACAATCCCTGCAGATCGCCGTCTACGATACCGGCGTCGGCATTCCCGTGATGAAGCGCGGCGAGATTTTCAAGGAATTCCACCGCCTCGAGCAGGGCGCACGGATCGCCCGCGGCCTCGGTCTCGGCCTATCGATCGTCGAGCGGCTGGCGCGCGTGCTCAACCACGGCATCGCGATCGACGCCAACGTCAGCGGCGGCTCGGTATTTTCGGTGACCGTGCCGGTCGCCAAGGCGGTCAACTACACCCACGCCGTCACCAGCGCGACGCCGCTTTCCAAGATGCCTATGAGTGGCGCCTTGATCGTCTGCATCGAGAACGATCCGGCGATTCTCGACGGTATGAAGACATTGCTGACGGCCTGGAACGCCGAGGTGATCGCGGTAGCTGACCCGGAAGCCGCGATCGCTGCGATCGAATCGTCCGGCCACAGCGTGACCGGCCTTCTGGTCGACTATCATCTCGACCGCGGCAACGGCGTTGCCGCGATCCGCGAGATCCGTCGCCGCTTCGGCGAGAACATTCCCGCGATCCTGATCACGGCCGATCGCAGCCCGAACGTCCGCGCCGCCGCGCGCGAGGAAGATGTCGCGATCCTCAACAAGCCGGTCAAGCCAGCCTCGCTCCGCGCCCTGCTCGGCCAGTGGCGCGCGCAGCAGTTGGTCGCGGCGGAGTAGCGATCTACTTCCTTTCGATGTTCGCTATTGGCCGGCTGGCGAGACACACCAGGGCTTGCGCAAGGAGCGCAAGCGCAGCCCTGTCAGGAAAGCGAGCATCGCGGACACGACAAAGCCGGCTGGCACCCAGAAAGCGGCGCGCGCCATTCCCTCGTCCGGAATTGCAGCCGATAGTCCGCTGGCATTCGCTATCAGCCCTGCTATTGCCGCACCGAATGCAAAGCCCATCTGCTGGACCGTCGGGACCGACGATGCCGCGACTACCTCGTTGCCCGCCTTTGCGCTGTCCATAATCCGGTGCGCGACGAAGGGCCAACATTGGCCGATGCCCGCACCCAGCATGGCGATTGCCGGGACCAGCAGGAATGCCGAGACCGTAGCGTCAGGCACGAGAAGCCCGATGGCCATCAGGCTCAGTCCCATGGTTGCCGGCCCGGTCAACATCAATCGATCCGGCCAGCGTACCGACGCCCCGGCGGTTGCAAGCGAGGCAATGGTCCACGCCAGCGAGGCGCTGGCGACGGCAAAGCCGGCCGAGAGCGGATCGAAGCCATGCAACTGCTGCAGGAACATGGGCACGTAGATCTGAAGCGGGCTGAAGGTGATGCAGAGCAGCAGCGCAAGCCATAGCCCGACACCCGTTTGTGTGCGCCATGAAAACGCGTCGCTCGGCAGCAGCCGGGTCATCGACAAACGGTCGAGCCGCAACATCGCCGCGAGCAAGACGATGGCCGCGACGATCAGCCCCGATTTTGCAAGCGGTGTCACAACGACAGATGCGGCGGACGTTGCAGCAATCGCAAGACAGATCAGAGCGACCCGTCCGGCGGGCACGCGCAGGGGTGACGTTCTACGGGCCGTCACAGACGGTAAGATGAAGAAGGCGCTTATTGCCAGGGCAACGGCGATAAGCGCGGCCGCGACAAAGGCACTGCGCCAGCTACCAAAATGGGCGAACACCCCGCCGACGAGGGGGCCGATCAGGACCGACATACTCCAACTGGTCGACATCAGTGCAATCGTCCGTGACCAGGCCGACTCCGGAAACGTTCCGCGGACCAGCACATAGGCGACGGCAGCCTCCAGGCCGCCGCCGAATCCCTGAATGAGCCTGCCGACAACGATCCAGCCCATCGCCGGGGCCAATGCGCAAAGCAACGCGCCGAAGCCGAATATCGTTACCCCCGCGCAATAGGCTGTCCGGGAGCCAACCGCGGTCGCAAGCACGCCAGCACAACTTGCCGCGACGATAGAGGAGGCAAGATAGGCGGTGGTCGGCCAACTCAACATTGCGACGCCACCGAGTTCACCAACGATGGATGGCAGCACAGTCGTCAGCATCAACACGTTCATGGATTGCAGCAGCACCCCGCCGAGCAGGATAGCGAGTATCG
This region includes:
- the hemA gene encoding 5-aminolevulinate synthase; translated protein: MDYSKFFHAALNRLHDERRYRVFADLERIAGRFPHAVWHSPKGRRDVVIWCSNDYLGMGQHPKVVGAMVETATRVGTGAGGTRNIAGTHHPLVQLEQELADLHGKQASLLFTSGYVSNQTGISTIAKLIPNCLILSDALNHNSMIEGVRQAGCERQIFRHNDLAHLEELLIAAGPDRPKLIACESLYSMDGDVAPLSKICDLAEKYGAMTYVDEVHAVGMYGPRGGGIAERDGVMHRIDVLEGTLAKAFGCLGGYIAGKAEIIDAVRSYAPGFIFTTALPPAICSAATAAIRHLKTSNWERERHQDRAARVKAILNAAGLPVMSSDTHIVPLFVGDPEKCKQASDILLEEHGIYIQPINYPTVAKGTERLRITPSPYHDDGLIDRLAEALLQVWDRLGLPVRQKSLAAE
- a CDS encoding hybrid sensor histidine kinase/response regulator — its product is MLHDWGVIATAFAYIGLLFVVASYGDRLSPSQRGRASMLIYPLSLAIYCTSWTFFGSVGFATRTSVDFLAIYVGPILMIGLCTPLLRRVIQLAKSQNITSIADFIAARYGKSQAVAATVAVIAIVGSVPYIALQLKAVASSLETILTEDKLFSSIPLIGDIALVVTLAMAAFAVLFGTRQTDATEHQHGLMLAIATESIVKLVAFIAAGAFVTFWMFTPVELIERAMKTPEAVRAISYVPSIGNFLTMTLLSFCAIMLLPRQFHVSVVENSSLEEVNRARWLFPLYLIAINLFVIPIAIAGLVTFPFGAVDSDMYVLALPIEANSALLSIAVFVGGLSAATAMVIVECVALSIMVSNDIVLPMVLKGSPGARYGSKDFGDFLLKIRRLAIFAIMVMAYFYYRALGNTQLAAIGLLSFAALAQLAPAFFGGLLWRQGTARGAMGGMLVGIAVWLYTLFLPSFLEGSTAGLLLLQQGPFGITALRPQALLGTELPPLMHGVFWSLALNILTYVVMSLARQPSSIERLQADLFVPNTLAPIAPTFRRWRTTVTVQDIQSTVAQYLGPERAAQAFETFAAGHPGSLDPAAPADFELLQYAERLIASSIGAASSRLVMSLLLRKRTVSAKAALKLLDDSHAALHFNREILQTALNHVRQGIAVFDADLQLICSNRQFDEILALPPHLVQFGIPLQEILEFMGAVSASGAGDPDTLLARRLEAYTTEGEPYLERLADRHMVIEVRSNRMPGGGLVITFSDVTPSFEAAEALERANATLEKRVRDRTEELTRLNSELALAKSTAEDANISKTRFLAAASHDILQPLNAARLYVTSLVERQNGGEDSRLVENIDDSLEAIEEILGALLDISRLDAGAMTTSISSFKMADLMRSLEIEFAPIARAKGLELTFVPCSLPVQSDRSLLRRLLQNFISNAIKYTPRGRVLVGCRRHGQSLQIAVYDTGVGIPVMKRGEIFKEFHRLEQGARIARGLGLGLSIVERLARVLNHGIAIDANVSGGSVFSVTVPVAKAVNYTHAVTSATPLSKMPMSGALIVCIENDPAILDGMKTLLTAWNAEVIAVADPEAAIAAIESSGHSVTGLLVDYHLDRGNGVAAIREIRRRFGENIPAILITADRSPNVRAAAREEDVAILNKPVKPASLRALLGQWRAQQLVAAE
- a CDS encoding MFS transporter; this encodes MEQDSIREGWRSLFKPERIPILAILLGGVLLQSMNVLMLTTVLPSIVGELGGVAMLSWPTTAYLASSIVAASCAGVLATAVGSRTAYCAGVTIFGFGALLCALAPAMGWIVVGRLIQGFGGGLEAAVAYVLVRGTFPESAWSRTIALMSTSWSMSVLIGPLVGGVFAHFGSWRSAFVAAALIAVALAISAFFILPSVTARRTSPLRVPAGRVALICLAIAATSAASVVVTPLAKSGLIVAAIVLLAAMLRLDRLSMTRLLPSDAFSWRTQTGVGLWLALLLCITFSPLQIYVPMFLQQLHGFDPLSAGFAVASASLAWTIASLATAGASVRWPDRLMLTGPATMGLSLMAIGLLVPDATVSAFLLVPAIAMLGAGIGQCWPFVAHRIMDSAKAGNEVVAASSVPTVQQMGFAFGAAIAGLIANASGLSAAIPDEGMARAAFWVPAGFVVSAMLAFLTGLRLRSLRKPWCVSPAGQ